The following coding sequences are from one Gigantopelta aegis isolate Gae_Host chromosome 15, Gae_host_genome, whole genome shotgun sequence window:
- the LOC121390518 gene encoding metal tolerance protein 9-like, whose product MDDNTKTDSDISDRHSEHESFVSHKDKLHSRSCLSLTHKKPSRDTLSGNGVTVSSTELRTHVSYDLHSLLGLAPSSRTRLDPSCSHSSCQNGMVCMAQVAPERDSIISDEIKWKIPISLFSSKKTEPKEEKLTRRIKAYYKAQSELITAFESIEQGTEVDHRTEAFILHQKRIASRLAQISFLMNFVLMVGKTIAVALSSSVSIISSLVDSAVDLLSGVVIWWTSTRIRKKDVRYPSGRTRLEPLAIVILSVIMSVASFQLIIESIQRIIGLSKHSDTIPQFEITTVIITVSTVVIKLILFLLCYFYRKKAQSASVTVLMQDHRNDVFSNSVAILCGYLGSQQFVSGSGNYNVVFIDPIGAIIIGVYILITWWITGSEQIKMLTGHTAKPDFLSKITWMCLNHHPKILLIDTVRAFHFGNNFLVEVDVVLPEEMSLWESHNIGETLQQRLEKLPTVERAFVHLDYEVCHRPEEEHKML is encoded by the exons ATGGATGACAATACAAAGACCGATTCGGACATTTCCGACAGACACAGCGAACATGAGTCATTCGTGTCACACAAGGATAAGCTACACTCCAGATCCTGTCTGAGTCTGACGCATAAGAAGCCCAGCAGAGATACCCTCAGTGGGAATGGA GTGACCGTGAGTTCCACTGAGCTGCGTACTCACGTAAGTTATGACCTGCACTCTCTCCTCGGTCTGGCACCGTCCTCCCGGACGAGGCTCGACCCCAGCTGCTCTCACTCATCCTGTCAGAATGGCATGGTCTGCATGGCACAGGTGGCTCCGGAAAGGGACAGCATCATCTCGG atgaaataaaatggaaaatacCAATATCGTTATTCTCATCCAAGAAAACAGAACCCAAGGAGGAGAAGCTTACCAGGAGAATAAA AGCGTATTACAAAGCCCAGAGTGAGCTGATCACGGCGTTTGAAAGCATAGAGCAAGGAACGGAAGTCGATCATCGTACTGAGGCGTTCATCTTACACCAGAAGAGGATTGCCTCAAGACTGGCGCAAATCTCCTTTCTTATGAATTTT gtTCTGATGGTTGGTAAAACCATAGCAGTAGCTCTGTCAAGTTCCGTCTCCATTATATCCAGTCTGGTCGACTCCGCTGTCGATCTCCTGTCCGGGGTAGTCATCTGGTGGACATCAACTCGCATAAGGAAGAAAGATGTGCGCTACCCCAGTG gACGGACACGTTTGGAGCCTCTTGCCATAGTGATATTGTCTGTCATCATGTCGGTAGCATCGTTCCAGCTAATCATTGAGTCCATACAGCGGATTATTGGTCTGAGCAAACATTCTGATACTATTCCTCAATTTGAAATTACAACTGTTATCATTACAGTGAGCACAGTAG TGATCAAGCTGATCTTGTTTCTGCTGTGTTATTTCTATCGCAAGaaagctcagagcgcatcggtAACTGTTCTGATGCAGGATCATCGGAATGACGTCTTCTCAAACAGTGTGGCTATCCTCTGTGGTTATCTAG gttcTCAGCAGTTTGTGTCTGGATCAGGTAACTACAATGTTGTCTTCATTGATCCGATTGGTGCAATCATCATTGGTGTTTACATCCTGATCACCTGGTGGATTACGGGGTCAG AGCAAATTAAGATGTTGACAGGACACACAGCTAAGCCGGACTTCCTGAGTAAGATCACGTGGATGTGTCTGAACCACCATCCCAAGATTCTTCTCATCGACACAGTGCGCGCGTTCCACTTCGGCAATAACTTCCTCGTCGAGGTCGACGTCGTCCTGCCTGAGGAGATGTCGCTGTGGGAGAGTCACAACATCGGTGAAACGCTGCAGCAACGGCTTGAGAAACTGCCCACAGTTGAGCGGGCGTTCGTGCATCTCGATTATGAAGTGTGTCACAGACCGGAGGAAGAacacaaaatgttataa